In a single window of the Flavobacterium sp. W4I14 genome:
- a CDS encoding AraC-like DNA-binding protein (product_source=COG2207; cath_funfam=1.10.10.60; cog=COG2207; pfam=PF07883,PF12833; smart=SM00342; superfamily=46689,51182): protein MKPHLLNVSTNSVDSFSARRDVMPDINNRWHYHAALELIYVKKGRGTQFIGDSIKNFKDGDVVLLGSNLPHYWRFDPEFFDELGEETVEVYAIHFKEDFLGKDFLDLPENQEMKKVLLQSRQGIQLQGTSKERIAGLMPQIIEATGTMRIIKILEVLTEIANCEEKNILVSLGFKPNFLENEKDRIQSIYNYTISNYKNKIELKEIAAVAKISPNSFCKFFKTKSRKTYTQFLNEIRVGQACKLLIENDLTVKEICYDCGFYNFTSFHKYFREITGKTPLKYQQAFSKQ from the coding sequence ATGAAACCGCATTTACTTAATGTATCTACTAATTCGGTAGATTCTTTTAGCGCTCGAAGAGATGTTATGCCCGATATAAACAACCGTTGGCATTACCACGCTGCATTAGAATTAATCTACGTTAAAAAAGGCAGAGGAACGCAGTTTATTGGCGATAGCATTAAAAATTTTAAGGATGGCGATGTAGTTTTGCTAGGAAGCAATTTACCGCATTACTGGCGCTTTGACCCAGAGTTTTTTGATGAATTGGGTGAAGAAACAGTTGAAGTTTATGCGATTCATTTTAAGGAGGATTTTTTGGGTAAGGATTTTCTCGATCTTCCCGAAAATCAGGAGATGAAAAAAGTATTGCTACAATCGCGCCAGGGAATTCAGTTACAAGGAACCTCAAAGGAGAGAATTGCCGGTTTAATGCCACAGATTATTGAGGCTACGGGCACCATGAGGATTATAAAAATACTTGAGGTATTAACTGAAATAGCCAATTGTGAAGAAAAAAACATATTGGTTTCGTTAGGATTTAAGCCAAACTTTTTAGAGAACGAAAAAGATAGGATTCAATCTATTTATAACTATACCATCAGCAATTACAAAAATAAAATAGAACTAAAGGAAATTGCTGCGGTTGCTAAAATTAGTCCCAATTCTTTCTGTAAGTTCTTTAAAACTAAAAGTAGAAAAACTTATACACAGTTTCTAAACGAGATTAGGGTAGGACAGGCCTGTAAACTATTAATCGAAAATGATTTAACCGTTAAAGAAATCTGTTACGACTGCGGCTTTTATAATTTCACCAGTTTCCACAAATATTTTAGAGAAATAACAGGGAAAACCCCGTTGAAATACCAGCAGGCTTTTTCAAAGCAATAG